The Vicia villosa cultivar HV-30 ecotype Madison, WI unplaced genomic scaffold, Vvil1.0 ctg.000368F_1_1, whole genome shotgun sequence nucleotide sequence GTGGCTCTAAGTAATGGTGACATCAACACAAATTAATGCAAATCTGATTTCTACATCTATGAACTCATCTAAACATATCTTCATTCTAGTTTTCCTTTATTAGAGACATCTTCCTCTACCTTATATCTTTCTGAAATGTGTTACTTCTTGAGATTCATTATGAGCTACTTCAGAACTTTGCTTCTTTAGGATGAGCTTTAGAAGTGGAACACTTTCTGAATCACCAGCTTCAGGACATCCAACTTATTAAGTGTTGACATCTTCTGAAGCAACATCTTCATAAGTACCCATACCAATGATCTTTTCTTTAAGGTTTCCTCCAAACCCCTAGTTCCTACCTCCCTTAGAGTTAAGGTTTGGAACATATGCCTTTCTCTTGTAATATGTTGTGAGCAACCGCTATCCAGGTGCTAAAGTTTATGCTTTACTTCTTCCTTTAAACATATATGTAGAAAAAACAATTTCATACTTAGGTACCCATAGTCTTATGGGTCCTTTAGGGTTAGTTCTGACAGGCTTCCTTTTCTTTTGGGAAGAGAGGCTTGAGATTATTCAAGACTTTTGGTTTAAAAGTTTTAGGCCTTGAATAGTTCTTAGCCTTTGATTCTGAAACTTTTGGAATCTTAGAATCCGAAGCCTTATGTTCTGTTCTATTCAGAACCTTTGACTTTTATGTCTTAGCTTCTAGTTTCTTCAAATTCTTAAACTTTGAGATCTCaggttttattttctttaaaacctTTGACTCAAAAGTCTCAGATTCCAATTCTTTTAGTACCTTTGACTATGcattatgatattttgaatggtttggaACCTTTGTTTTATTAGAAGCAAGCGCAAAATAAACATCTAGGCCTTTCTTAGCAGAGCttgaagaagaaggttttgatgattttatcaaGGTTCCAAGcctttgattaatttttttttcataataacCAAGACCTTTTCATTTGCTTTTACTTACACCATAGATCATATATGCAAGTTTTGACTTTCAGATTCAGATATGATAAACTCATAAAGAGCCATTTATGCTCATTCATAGGTTTGTTAGACACATCTTTTATTTGAGCAATATgatctttttcaaaatattcaatattgtttTGAGAaagttttaattcatattttagaagattatatttcttttttaagattttcatgTGTCTGGCCTTATCTTGACAATGACTTATAAGGTCTTGAATAAAAGTAATTAAATTAGAACGAGAGAGTTTATAAAATACATCACCCTCATCCTCATACTCTGAACCAAAATCTGATTCAAATTTTGTGTCAGATGATGTACGAGAGATTATTGCCAAATTGACTTCTATCTCATCTTTGTCTGAACTTCTTCATTGTTAAGTTCATCCCATGTTTCCAAGAGCCTCTCTTATTCTTCTTAGCCAGGAATTGGAGTCTTTTAATGATAAGAGTCATATCTTCATCATCATAGTCCCCTTCAGTATCTTCTGCACAAGCAGCTTCTTTAGATTCCTAGGGTTATGGAGATTTTGTTGGTTCACCAGCAGGATTTACAACAACTATATTTAAAGCACATGACTTTGACTTCTTGATATGTCCATCTCCATTTAGCCTTATCTCATGGCTTTGGAGATTGTTGATTATACTCTTAAAACTTAGCTTATTCAGGTATTGTGCCTCTTTAATAACTATGACCTTAGGTCTATATCTGAGTGGAAGATTCCTCATAATTTTCTTCACATGGTCAGAAGTAGCATAGCTCTTATTCAGAACCTGAAGTCCATATACTAGAACTTGAAACCCTAAGAACAcattttcaatgtcttcatcctcCTTCATTTTGAATAACTCATACTCCTAAATAAGAAGATTGGTCTTAGTCTCTTTAACCTACTGATTTCCTTCATAGGTTGCACATAAGGATTCAAAGATTATCTTATAAGTGGAATTATAAATGATCTTGATATACTCCGAGAGAGGTAGAGCATCTACCAATATGCCTTTAACTCTATGATGTTTTCTATATGTTTTCTTCTGAGCATGTGTGAGATTTTTTATACCATATGCCATTCCTACTCTATTTACAGAAATATCAATACCACCTTTAGAATATCCCATAGTTCAACATCAAgaccaatgatatgaatgtaaaTTCTTCATTTCCACCATTCAAACATAGTGGAGTCTCCACTAAAAGTTGGAGTTCTAGCTGAATAACTACTCTTTTCAGAAAAGCTAAAATCATAATGAACAACAGTATTGTTGTGACCACTTGTACTGACTTCGTCATCATCACCACACATGATTATGTTTTTCTCAAGATCTTTACCACACCACTGTTAAGTGGTGATGCGTAAACCATGCTCTAATGCCAGCTGGagttgagaaaaacacaagaagagGGGTTAAATTATGTTTTCCTTTTCTCCTCTTTTTGTTCCCTTCAAATATTCCTTATCAAATTTTGAACATTATGTCAAGAATCTGAGTTAAAAATACTTTGTTATCTCTTAAAAGAACACTTGACAAATTATGAGTACAAGATTCAGAACCTGAGTAAGTTCAAAATCTGACTCATAATCTATATGATAACCTTAGAAATTTCTGGATCAGAAACTAATTCAGAGTAGTGATAAATGTAGCAGCGAATAATAAGTTCAGAGATAGAAAGAAAAGAGGGACGCAAAGCAATTATACTGATTCCTCTCACAAACTGAGAGTGGTCTAGTCCCCTTGCACTTCCGAGAGATTTCCACTATAACCAAAATTTGATTACAAATGTCTCAAGCATACAAGCAAGAGAATTCCAATTCCCAAAAATACAAGTAAGGGACTttaatgctcaagcacacaagtaaGAGACTTCCAATGTTCAAACCCTTAAGTAAGAGACTTCTATGAACAAGAACACAAGAAAGAGACTACCAGGTGCTTAAGCATAAAAGAAAGAAACTTTAAAATGCTTAAGCATACATGCAAGATACTTCTAATtcccaaacacacaagtaagtGACTTCAATGCTCAAGTACACAATCAAGAGATTTCAAATACTCAATTATACAAGCAAGCGACTTCTGACTCTTTACAAACAGTTAAGAGATTTGAGATGAGTACACTTGATGTACACTCAGATGTGTTTACAAAATACAACACAATAAGACTCTAATACTTATAGATTTCTAGGATTTACAAGGATAAGAAATCCTCTAAGTTTTGCTTGTGCTATAGTTTTGACATAGtaatttctcttttgttttcaagGCGTAATGTTGTATTACAAAAGATCTTTGGATAGGATAAACCAATTTAATATAAGTGATGGCTTGACTCCGGTGCACGATCTTTTGGTGAGAAACCATATGCTCATTAGTTTTGAATAAGAGTACTATGGACGGGGCTATTCGTGTTGGGTCAATCTTGTTGGACCGTTTGATCGGCCGAAACACTTTTCCCCAAACCAAGCTAATAGGCATAAAGTTAGGATTATAACATAAATGTTGGGTGGAGttgtttaataataatttacttgatcaATAAATTTCTATTCACGAAAATAGACTTCAAGACACTTATGGAGTTTTAAAGTGTAAAACGAGTAAAGTACTCAAAATTGAAGAGCTTCGGAACTTTAGAATTTTATCATATCAAGCATGACAACCTTGATGTCAGGGTTGTGAAGTGTGTCTTATTTGGCTATCTTTAAGACGTGAATGATTACCAATTGTGGTACATGGAGGATCAAAATTCATCATACACAAAAATGTTAATCTTAATGAGATTCGTATGGTGATGAAGTGCAGAGACCTAAATGTGAAAGCATCATAAACTATTGTGGCAAAGAATTAATTTGAAGTGAATGCTCCTACTAGGGATACTAGAAATTAGAGGAGTTCAAGGATCATGATTCTAATGCTAGGAAGGGGAAATATGAAGTGGCTCCTAATTATCACTTCCTCGTGATAGGGTAAAAAGAGAAATTGTACCCCGCTAGAGATACAACTGTGCTAATTTTTTGTTTTACTTTGAATGTGGCTAAAGAGTTGCAAAACTCATAACCAATTCAGAAGTAAAGAATGGCAAACGTAATTGAAGGCAATGAATTGTGAGATGCATTTACTGATGAAGAACCATTCTTGTAAGCTCGTCAGTCTACCTAAGAAACAAAATATGATTTAATGCAAGGGTCTAGTGTTGGTTTTAATATGGGATAATTGTCTAGGTGGGGGTTGAATAGACAACTAAAAACTCCTTTCTTTtcgttttagaaaataaaattaacactCAGAAGATTTTATCAATTTGTCAATTTAAAAGATTTTATTAAAACTCCCTTTTTTGGCAAAAACTTGTTTTTAAAAGATTTGATCAATTTGAACATAATTGTAGTAATGCACGTACACCAAAGATTCGGATAAAGTGGTAGATAGTATGACATATACTCTTTAATGCTCAAACAATATATTTGATACAATTAAAGATTAATTAATGTGAAGTAATCTACAATTACAATCTTTATAGTATAATCATCAATGAGattgtttaaaaaaacaaaatctaaTCAATTCTATGCTTATACATTTTAATTATATAGAGTTATGGACGCAATAAACCTAAGAGACATGCAATTCTAGAAGAAGCGATAAATCTAACATATAAGCAACATATCTAATAGAGAGAGAGAAGGAAAGATTACAATAAGATTTAAACTATTTCAGTGTTATCATCCTCACATGCAACTAATCCAATCTTCAACGATAAACCAtcaaaaaaaattcttcaacTATGTTATTTTGATCCGGGTTTGCATTACAATAATTTAATGAAACGATAAGATAAACTTCCTAATCCAATTTATCTTCTTCCTTACTTCTTAGTTGAACTTGTTTATGACTACCTACCAGAACTACTTTCTTTGATCTTTAACTGGATCCCgatctttaattttttatagacTTTAATTCAACAATTCACCGATCTTCATTGAATCCCGAATTCAAGCCTTTAATCCCTTTCTTCATCAGGTTGACAAATACATAGAAAAACTCCACAACAATGGAGAcgatatttttctctttaaataaGGGAAATAATGGTATTTGAGGCAGAAATTAGAATCATTAGACAAATAAGAAAAAGTGGTGAAAGTAAAGAGGAGTTGAGGGATACAGGTGTGAAAAGAGAGTAAATTATATTTTAggttaaaataaatagtaaaggGATGGAAGCCAAATTGAACTGATACGTAGAAGTTCTGAAAGTGAGAGAAAAAGTGGAAAGAGGCAAAACATAGGAAGCTATTGAGGGAGGGCAAGAATACTATAACTACACATTGATTCGACTGTTGGAAATTAAGGAAGGGGAAATTACTTAAGGAACTTCACTTCTAGAATtccttcaagatcaaatttaTACTTTTAAAACTACACACTTCAATTAAAGATTAGACTTATAATGCTTCCTCACAATCAATCATCAGACACAAAAGGTTGGTGCTTCTCCATGGACACGATGAAGACGAAGACTTGAGAGATATGTATTTATATTTTCTTAGCTATCTCACCAATACAATCTCCAATTATGTTTAGAATTAAAGACCCTATTTATACGTGCATGAGATAAAACACTTAAATGAGCAAAAATAGCcttgaatgatttttttttgtgaaaagGGGGGCCTAAGGCCCAAAGGAAAAAGAATTAAGCTACTACAAAACGGGGAATGGTAACCCCGAAAACATCCTTCGCGGTTACATCAATAAGCTCAACAGAGGAAATCATTATGCATATGAAGACCTAAGCCATGAAGTAAATTTTTGTTAGCCAGAGCATCATCACTCTAGTTGGCTTCATGCACGTGAGTGAAGGTGGTCTTTCTCTTGTAAGCAATGTCGAATTCTCTTGTAAGCAATGTACAAGAAAATTTGACATTGCTTATGCTCTGGCTTAAAAGATGCAAGGCCTATGGGTTTTCTCGCATCACCCTCTTTTTTTGGAAGATGGGcctaggttttaggcccgctcttcAACTATGTCTCCCTCATCCCGCTCGATTTTTTGCGAGATGGGACCAAACAGGGTAGACATGCATTTTTGTCACTCCTAATCTTAGATAAGTATCTATAAACAGTATCTTGAGTTGAACAAAAATAgtaatttacaaaaataaatagataGGATTGAGTATGGGTGGCAAACAGGCATGCCCGTCCCGTTTAGACCCGCCTTGCGAAAGCCCTAAAAAATGGGGCGGGGTTGATATAATGGAGGACGCGGGCCTAAAACCTAGACCTACTCTGAAAAAAAATGAAGGCGGGACAGAGCAAACCCGCGGGCACTgcaccttttaagcctaaaaacacaaaaatttatACAAATGACTATCCACAAAAGTTCGAGAAGAAAACAAGGCAGGGCGGGTCTGACATGCCCAACGGGCCGGACCCAATTTGCCACCTATGATTGAGTCACACTTTGATCTTGTCCATACTTATCCATAGCATTTCTCTTCttgaatttgaattcaaaaaataaaacattttttaatttttaaaaaaggtTATTCTTATATAATCATGCAAATAATATACTTGAATGGTAAAATATAACAAATTTCCATTTAACATTTGTTTCTAGAAGTGTGTACCTAACCCTGATCCGTGTTAAATTCATGAACAATTCAcaacatttatggtaaaaaataacacaaataattCAACACAACACAAGAACCGTTGATCCCGTCAAAGAAAAAACACGAACCGTTGATTTTTTACAATATATGGTAAGACACACGCGCGTAAGCATTGACGTAGGATAACCCAAAGAGATATATCTCAATCCAGAAACGAATTTCATCATCATTACATTACTGATACGTTTCGGCATTATCCACTCATCACCGTCCGATGAGACCATATTCCCCGAACCGTAACAATCCAACGGCTGTCATCCAATAGCATCATCTCAAACGCGAAAATTTCATTCACGTTACTCGTACcgtttaaaaaatccaaaagaaTAAGGAATAAAAAACTCCTTTATTCACTTTCTTAATCTAGCTTAAAACCTTTCGTTAAATTCGCCATTTCGAAGTTTCAACTTCACAAGCAAACAAAAAAACCCATCCTTTTCTCTTTCATGCTTTTCTGCTATTAACTAAACCATGTCTTTACCTGGATTCCCAGGCGGTATGGGACCCTCTGATTTCCACGGCCGAGCAAACAATTTTTCCGGCAGATACAGCACACTTCCGTCAAACATGAACAACTATAACAACAATTTCTCAAACCcaaccaccaccacctccaccacCCAGAATTATCATAACCCTTTCTACCgaacccaacaacaacaacaacaacaactaccaTCGAATTTTATCGACCCTTCCCAAATCGCACAAAATCGATCATCAAACCTGATCAGAAGATACCTTGACCCTGCTACCCAAATTGGATATAACCAAAATTCCACACTCAAACGTACACGAACCCTCGCTGAATATCAAACCcaattcatcaacaacaacaacaaccttaacaacaacaacaataaccttAACAACAACAATACCCTTAACAACAACGTTAGCGACACCCCTCCTACCCACAATTCAGCTAACCTTTATCTTTCAAACCTTGTACTTCATTCTGGAAGAGCTAGAAATTTCCTACAACGTGGTTCTCCTATGTCACCTCTTTCTCCGATGGATTACTCAAATTCATCAACTGAGTCTTCTTCCTCGGCTATTGCCACGCTTCTTCGCTCAAACCCTAGTGCTCAAAACCCATCACCCATGAACTATTCGAATTCGATCCCCCAGAATTCGAATTTTCAATATCAATATTCCAATTTTGCTGAGAATCAAACAACACTCCCTGACCCAGATAAGAAAATGCTGGATGAACAGTTAATGGAGATAGAAAAACAACTTCTGGAAGACATTGACAAAGAACAAGACCCAAATTGTATGATTGCAAACAGTGAATGGTATGAGACAATCCAGAATTTGATTAACTCCGAGCAAAACCCGATCCAGATACCCGTTTCTTCACCCTGTTCATCCAATAATTCATCTTCTCCCTCTGCTGTTTTACCTGCTGCGTTCTCTTCCAAGCAATGGTTAATGGAAGCCGCTAACGCAATTTCCGAAGGTAAAATCGATACTGCTTCGGAGATCCTGAATCGTTTGGCTCTGACACTGAATCCAGCAGCGAATTCTGATGGTAGATTAACATACTGTATCATCTCAGCGCTGAATTCCCGCGTGAATCATTTTGAGAATCCACCTCCAGTAGCGGAACTGTTCAGTAACGAACACGCTGAGGCTACTCAGCTTCTGTTCGATAATTCTTTCTGCTTCAAGCTCGCTATCATGACTGGTAACGTCGCTATCATCGAAGCTGCATTCGATGAAACAACAGCAGAGAACAGTTACCACAATATGATGAATCTTTGTGTGGTGGATTTTGACATTGGCCTTGGGAAAAGGTACAAGAGCCTTCTCTATGAGCTACACGCACGGCTCAATGGTTCACCGGCGACGCTGAAGATCACAGCTGTAGTCGATAACATCCACgacgagaggttgaagatggtgGAAGAGAGATTGAGTCTACAAGCAGAGCTTTTGAGTATCGGGTTTGAATTCAATGTGGTGACACTGAACATCACCGAGCTGAGTCGCGAGTCATTGGGTGTCAACCCGGAGGATATTCTCGCTGTGAACTTCGCGTTCAAACTTTTCAGAGTGGCAGACGAAAGTGTGTCAACTGAAAATCCACGCGATGAGCTTCTCCGGCGCGTGAAGTCACTTTCCCCGCGTGTAGTAACTCTCTTAGAACAAGAGATGAATGCAAACACTGCCCCATTCGTTGCACGTGTGGCTGAGTCATTTTCCTACTACAACGCGCTGTTTGACTCAATTGAGTCAACAGTGGGAAAGGAAAGCTTGGAGAGAGTCAAGATTGAGGAGGGGCTTAGTCGGAAGCTGGGGAACATGATTGCTTGTGAAGGTAGAGATCGCGTGGAGCGGTGTGAAATGTTTGGAAAGTGGCGTGCACGGATGAGTATGGCTGGGTTTGGGTTGAACCCGGTGAGTCAGAAAGTGGCTGAGACGATAAAAGCGCGACTCGCACCAGGTTGCCGAGTCACTATGAAGGAAGAAAACGGTGGGGTTTTTTTTGGGTGGATGGGAAGGACACTAACCGTCGCATCTGCTTGGCTTTAACTCCactcactttttattttttaatttttataaataatgtagTGTCACACATTGTTACGGGGATTTTGTATTTCAACTTTATCTAGAGTTGggtagaaataataaaaagaaaagaaaaaatagtgTTTGGGAAATTGTACTTGGAAGACACTTGGTTCTTCTGTTTTGTTTCACCAAACAACCTTAATGAAAAAGTGATGAATTTCAAGAAATCTTGTGTTACATGCATTTATGATTTATGGTTCTTATAGTTCAGTTAAGTGTTTTTATTCATTATCATAACTTCGATGTGGGAAATAAAGAAGTTGGTGTATGTTTGGTTGAGATCATAGTAATATCCTTTCAGTTAAGTTAAAAAGACATTAGGTGATTGTTTCAAGATTTAAATCTTTTTAGAAtgatattttttagattattatttttggaaataatattattttaatttatgtgtTAGGTAGAAATTTAGATTtccataaataattataaaatttatttaatttaaacttataaaaaaataaagataataataaatgTGAATATAATGGAAAGATATAATTGATTCAACTTATTTCTATGAATATGTTATATTTCCATTCTTAAGTCTTGgaataagaatagaagaattataaataaataaataaaattagtgGGAATAAAAAAAtcttgaataattttttaaaatttaaatcaatGAGATTATTGCATTGTTATGGCCATATtgaaacaaacacaacaacacaacCTTAATATTTCTTCTTATCATtcttataaataaaaacatatatttttttaatttatttattggtgacaaattttaaaaaatataaaagttacTGTTATAAACATATAATTATTAACTAATGAAGATATTGATTAAATGTATAACTATTGTTTTGTTACAATAATAACATATGGCACATTGTCAAGTGAGTAAATAGTTGCAATACTTAGTAAATAGTTAGTAAGGAGTTACGATATTTGATGAAATAATGTGTTTTATCGATGGTCGCAATATTTAATAAAGAGTTGTTATATTTGGTGAAATAGTGTGTTTTATAAAAGGTCGATATACTTAGTAAGTAGTTGCAACAATTGGTGAGATGATGCATTTTATCAAGAGTCAACCTTTTGAAACAACATAAATTAGTCTATGAATAGACAGTTTCAGATTCAGAAAAATATATCAATTTGAACTCTCATCTTCATTGCTTAATTCCATATTTCTTTCTTCCATACATTTAAGTTTTCATATTTTTTGTGCAAATTCAAAGATAGACTGAATTATCTTGTGTATTCTTGCATATATACTTTAAGACAAttagagagtgcttgaaatattaTTAGGAAAACATTCTTATGCATGATTCTAGCCTTAATCCATTTAACTTCCAATCTATATCTAATAGTCTAATATTATCTCAAATATTGGCAATTCAGGCTTCCGTTACAAGCATCAAAGTGATGAACCAAGACCTTGTGAAGTAagatcattttgatgggataaacTTCACTCACTGGCAAGACAAGATGATCTTCCTCCTTACTTCTTTGAAGATATTTTATGTATTGGATCCTAAACTAGCACTTATTCTAGAACCGCAAGACGATGATTCTAAGAAACTCAAGGCAGAACACAAGAAATTAAAGGAGGATGAACTGTATTGTCGTGGAATCATTCTGAACACACTATCTGATCGTCTTTACAAAATCTACACAGACAACCAATCGACAAAGGAAATATGAGGCTGCTCGATATTCTAAGGCTAACATGGTGAACACAAAAGACAAGAAGAAACAAGATAGTAATAAGAACTATCTTGGTCCTAGGAAGGATCAAAATAAGTTCAAGAATTTAGGAGGATCAAATGGTCCTAATAGCGACTGTTAAGTGTGTGGCAAACACGTTAATTATCTCGAGAATTCAAAAACAAAAAGTTCTAAAATAAGGCAAATGTTATTCAAACTGATGATAACATATTTGCTATTATGAGTAAAATTATGGCAATCAAAGACAAGGTACAAGGATGATGGTATGACACTTGTGCTACTATCCATGTTTCCTATGACAAAACGGAATTCAAAACCTACTTTTAAGTCACTGATGGACAAGAGGTTCAAATAGGAATTGAAGGACGTTTAGGGTCATTAGAATGGGAACTGTGGAGCTCAACTTCTCTTACGGGAAGAAATGTACATTTCTTAATGTACTTCATGTTCCCATCATGAATATAAACCTTTTTGGTGGAGATCTTTTGGTAAAACTGGTATTAAATTTGTGTATGAATCAAGCAAGTTAATCTTGACCCGTAATGGTGTATGTGTGGGAAAGGGTTAATCTGCTGAAGGAATGGTTAACCTTTGTACTATTGACaacattattaataaagtttataTATATGCTTATATTTAATATGTTTCTTTATGGCATAATAGGTTAGCTCATATTTATATTATCAATATAAAAAGATTAATTAAATCTAGTTTAATTTTATGTGatgttaataattttaaaaagtgtGAAAAATGTGTTTGTAGTGATATATTTGTAAAGACCCGTCAATGGAGAGggaatttagtttaattttatcaAGGGTCGCAATATTTCGAAACAACATAATTTAGTTTATAAATAGATTGGCTCAGATTCAGAAAAATATACCAATTCGAACTCTCCTCCTTCTTGCTTAATTCCATATTTCCTTCTTCCCTACATTCaagttttcatctttttctttttgcgAATTTGAAGATAAACTGAATTATTCTAGGTATTATTGCGTGTATATTCTAGGACACTTAGAGAATGTTTGTTATATTATAAGGAGAGTGTTCTTATGCATGATTCTATCCTTAATCCATTTAACTTACAATCTTTATCTAATAGTCTAATATTATCTCAAATAATGGTAATTGAGGCTTCCGTTACAAGCATCAAAGTGATGAACTAAGACCTTGTGAAGTTAGATCATTTTGATGGGAAAAACTTCACTCGCTGGCAAGACAAGATGATCTTCCTCCTGACTGctttgaatatattttatgtattggaTCCTAAAATGGAACTTATTATAGAACCgcaagatgatgattctgagaaaCTCAAGGCATAATACAATAAATG carries:
- the LOC131627566 gene encoding scarecrow-like protein 8 is translated as MSLPGFPGGMGPSDFHGRANNFSGRYSTLPSNMNNYNNNFSNPTTTTSTTQNYHNPFYRTQQQQQQQLPSNFIDPSQIAQNRSSNLIRRYLDPATQIGYNQNSTLKRTRTLAEYQTQFINNNNNLNNNNNNLNNNNTLNNNVSDTPPTHNSANLYLSNLVLHSGRARNFLQRGSPMSPLSPMDYSNSSTESSSSAIATLLRSNPSAQNPSPMNYSNSIPQNSNFQYQYSNFAENQTTLPDPDKKMLDEQLMEIEKQLLEDIDKEQDPNCMIANSEWYETIQNLINSEQNPIQIPVSSPCSSNNSSSPSAVLPAAFSSKQWLMEAANAISEGKIDTASEILNRLALTLNPAANSDGRLTYCIISALNSRVNHFENPPPVAELFSNEHAEATQLLFDNSFCFKLAIMTGNVAIIEAAFDETTAENSYHNMMNLCVVDFDIGLGKRYKSLLYELHARLNGSPATLKITAVVDNIHDERLKMVEERLSLQAELLSIGFEFNVVTLNITELSRESLGVNPEDILAVNFAFKLFRVADESVSTENPRDELLRRVKSLSPRVVTLLEQEMNANTAPFVARVAESFSYYNALFDSIESTVGKESLERVKIEEGLSRKLGNMIACEGRDRVERCEMFGKWRARMSMAGFGLNPVSQKVAETIKARLAPGCRVTMKEENGGVFFGWMGRTLTVASAWL